Proteins co-encoded in one Xyrauchen texanus isolate HMW12.3.18 chromosome 19, RBS_HiC_50CHRs, whole genome shotgun sequence genomic window:
- the LOC127659816 gene encoding LOW QUALITY PROTEIN: protocadherin gamma-A5-like (The sequence of the model RefSeq protein was modified relative to this genomic sequence to represent the inferred CDS: inserted 3 bases in 2 codons), whose protein sequence is MSDRTMARQVLLLIWFLSLSSALGQVSYSIPEEMAKGSLVGNIAQDLGLDLKRLKSGKARIYTGDSAEYIELNKERGVLLIKERIDREALCGQTTPCALHFQIILENPMELYRITVEVTDVNDNAPVFSKKDMRFEINEMSLAGARFILEGAIDYDVGRNGLQSYSLHPTDNLVLKFQNHPDGSKAVEMVLQKPLDREKQEHVSLLLTAFDGGEPQMSGTMQIHITVLDANDNAPVCSQSVFKSSLAENSPKGTVITTVSASDADQGSNGRISFSISSTADKVSEXFEIDPDVGVLKLIGGIDFENRKHYKIDVQARDDGGNTDSCKVSVDIIDVNDNSPAINIISKSSHISEDAKSGTVLAMLNIQDADSNESGKLLCHLNDNVPFVIQSSSDGFYSLVTDGDLDRERESEYNISVTCADEGVPSLSSSVTLSLQISDVNDNAPVFDKSSYEASVQENNTPGLSIFTVRARDADFNQNARVSYILEDSSVNGVPVSSLVSVSADSGDIHAVRSFDYEQIKDFRFRVKRKTEAXPPLSSNVSVRIIIQDQNDNAPQVLYPVQSGASVVAEIVPRSADVGYLVTKVVAVDVDSGQNAWLSYKLQKATDRALFEVGLQNGEIRTVRQVTDKDAVKQRLTVVVEDNGQPSRSATVNVNVAVADSFPEVLSEFTDFTHDKEYNDNLTFYLVLALAMET, encoded by the exons ATGTCGGACAGAACAATGGCGCGGCAAGTACTGCTGTTGATTTGgtttctctctctcagttcaGCTCTCGGGCAGGTCAGTTACTCCATTCCTGAGGAAATGGCGAAAGGCTCTTTAGTCGGTAACATAGCGCAGGatttgggtttagatttaaagaGACTGAAATCGGGTAAAGCCCGTATTTATACCGGAGACAGCGCTGAATACATCGAGCTGAATAAAGAAAGAGGAGTCCTCCTTATCAAAGAGAGAATAGACCGAGAGGCGCTATGCGGACAGACAACGCCTTGCGCACTACATTTCCAGATTATTCTGGAGAACCCGATGGAATTGTATCgcattacagttgaagtcacgGACGTAAATGACAATGCTCCAGTGTTTAGTAAGAAagacatgagatttgaaataaacGAAATGTCTTTAGCGGGTGCCAGATTTATATTGGAGGGGGCTATTGATTATGACGTCGGTCGAAATGGTCTTCAGAGTTACTCCCTCCATCCtacagataatttggtcttgaaaTTTCAGAATCACCCTGATGGAAGTAAAGCTGTCGAAATGGTTCTCCAAAAACCATTAGACCGTGAAAAACAAGAGCATGTCTCTTTACTGTTAACAGCCTTTGACGGAGGCGAACCACAGATGTCTGGGACAATGCAGATACACATAACCGTTTTAGATGCGAATGATAACGCCCCTGTGTGTTCACAATCCGTGTTCAAAAGCAGCCTGGCTGAAAACTCGCCAAAAGGCACGGTTATAACAACAGTTAGTGCATCCGATGCTGACCAGGGTTCCAATGGAAGAATATCTTTCTCTATTTCAAGTACAGCTGACAAAGTGTCAG GTTTTGAAATAGACCCTGATGTTGGCGTGTTAAAGCTTATTGGGGGCATCGATTTTGAGAACAGAAAGCATTACAAAATTGATGTTCAGGCAAGAGATGACGGTGGTAATACGGATTCATGTAAGGTCAGTGTTGATATTATCGATGTTAACGACAACAGCCCCgctattaatattatttcaaaatCCAGTCACATATCTGAGGATGCGAAATCTGGCACTGTTCTTGCAATGTTAAACATTCAAGACGCAGACTCGAATGAAAGCGGTAAACTTCTTTGTCACTTGAATGATAACGTGCCTTTCGTTATTCAGTCTTCGTCGGATGGGTTTTACAGCCTCGTAACCGACGGTGATTTAGATCGGGAGAGAGAGTCTGAGTATAACATCAGTGTGACGTGTGCTGATGAGGGCGTGCCCTCTCTCTCCAGCAGCGTCACTCTCTCCTTACAGATATCAGATGTGAATGATAACGCACCTGTGTTTGACAAGAGCTCATATGAGGCCTCTGTTCAAGAAAACAACACACCGGGTCTTTCCATATTCACAGTCAGAGCCAGAGACGCAGATTTTAACCAGAATGCCCGTGTGTCTTACATACTGGAGGACTCCTCTGTTAACGGAGTGCCCGTCTCCTCGTTGGTGTCCGTTAGTGCTGATAGTGGAGACATACATGCAGTGCGATCTTTCGATTACGAGCAGATCAAAGATTTCCGGTTCCGCGTAAAGCGCAAGACGGAGGC CCCTCCTCTCAGCAGCAACGTGAGTGTGAGAATCATTATTCAGGACCAGAATGACAACGCGCCTCAGGTTCTGTATCCGGTCCAGTCTGGTGCTTCTGTGGTGGCTGAAATAGTGCCTCGTTCGGCAGATGTGGGTTATCTGGTCACTAAAGTGGTGGCTGTTGATGTGGACTCTGGACAGAATGCCTGGCTCTCATATAAACTACAGAAAGCCACAGACAGGGCGCTGTTTGAAGTGGGCTTACAGAATGGAGAAATAAGAACTGTACGtcaagtgacagataaagatgcTGTGAAACAAAGGCTCACTGTTGTAGTGGAGGACAACGGGCAGCCCTCTCGTTCAGCTACAGTCAATGTGAACGTGGCGGTGGCGGACAGCTTCCCTGAAGTGCTCTCCGAGTTCACTGACTTTACGCACGACAAGGAATACAACGACAACCTGACTTTTTATCTGGTCTTGGCCTTGGCT ATGGAGACGTGA